A window of Xiphophorus hellerii strain 12219 chromosome 19, Xiphophorus_hellerii-4.1, whole genome shotgun sequence contains these coding sequences:
- the rps6kl1 gene encoding ribosomal protein S6 kinase delta-1 — protein MAKRDYLVEAAKQIRMALDSEVNEDYEAAFSYYKNGVDLLLNGVQLDPNKDRREAVKRKTTQYLKRAEEIFITHLQDNLGKGGTHLGGYSSLRFRPIRHLSSPVEDLEMCKVVGVSDKVLIVQSMVNKETFVVKSLVKSSWESRDQTTIIPQGVPYMVKLLRYYVSEDAVYLHLEHIKGGRLFSKLHKLRSEKAREHPDPCFISGQHNVKLKTSHTSPAISRDYQHNSRSTAAIPHKLTDESPDTDFPNSWDETQQRLESCGTHSYIEETGCLQNTRSAASFYTKLDQQTLISGLTRTQVNTHIHPPAPSLCLHSNEAQEKPALPLSCARVSQALDVMSELHKKKAGMGLIECSTDFEAAWKAADPAHSYNNTNLYAVTGNNLQRATPQTNQISFKRTEPPKSQKDAMSSSPAILHLPLHCQTQIRGRASWETNGSHQGSFVAESSEEINAESKEESSPLVEERNGMIVIRSTDRAVFSDHADTTIISESSCDFPASLFHGSVNTQVKSSGVCQKRENWPGGEKQGIEVACEVVSPGGKNLKAGSYVSWFSPDPLGATSHSDRKNLEGSEKHEEDQIIEVDGWCHLPRFPAKTSRPAEKALQSYWGLPEGEVRVWGAQILLALESLHEQGILCRDLNPRNILLTGNGKVCLTFFSQWSEVQSEISSKAMEQMYCAPEIGGVSRITEACDWWSLGALLFELLTGMPLWQLHPAGIHSHTQLLIPDHLSAAAASLLTELLQFDAGYRLGSGGGGVSDIKCHPFFSGVSWKALSC, from the exons ATGGCAAAGAGAGATTACCTGGTGGAAGCTGCCAAGCAGATCCGAATGGCTTTGGACAGCGAGGTCAATGAAGACTACGAGGCGGCCTTCAGTTACTACAAGAACGGAGTGGACTTACTGCTGAATGGAGTTCAGT TGGACCCAAACAAAGATAGGAGGGAGGCTGTGAAGAGGAAAACAACCCAGTATCTGAAGCGAGCCGAAGAAATCTTTATAACTCATCTGCAGGATAACCTAGGAAAAGGAGGTACTCATTTAGGG gGCTACAGCAGTCTGAGATTTCGCCCGATCCGACACCTGAGTTCTCCCGTAGAGGATCTGGAAATGTGTAAAGTGGTGGGAGTCAGCGATAAG gtcCTGATTGTGCAAAGCATGGTCAACAAAGAGACGTTTGTTGTAAAG AGCCTTGTCAAATCTAGCTGGGAGAGCAGAGACCAAACAACCATTATTCCTCAAGGTGTGCCCTACATGGTGAAGCTGCTACGGTATTATGTCAGTGAGGATGCTGTGTACCTGCATCTGGAGCATATCAAGG GTGGGAGGCTTTTCTCCAAGTTGCACAAACTTAGAAGTGAGAAAGCCAGGGAACACCCGGACCCATGCTTCATCTCTGGGCAGCACAACGTCAAGCTGAAGACAAGCCACACCTCACCTGCAATCAGCAGAGACTACCAGCACAACAGCAGGAGCACAGCAGCGATTCCACACAAACTAACCGACGAGAGTCCGGATACAGACTTCCCAAACTCATGGGACGAGACTCAGCAGCGACTGGAAAGCTGCGGGACTCACTCCTACATAGAGGAGACAGGTTGTCTCCAGAACACCCGATCGGCCGCGTCATTTTACACCAAGCTGGATCAGCAGACGCTGATCTCCGGCCTCACGAGGACACAGGTCAACACTCACATCCATCCACCAGCCCCTAGTTTGTGTTTGCATTCCAACGAAGCTCAGGAAAAGCCAGCTCTTCCTCTCTCTTGTGCCCGTGTCAGCCAAGCTCTCGATGTCATGTCAGAACTCCATAAAAAGAAGGCTGGGATGGGTCTCATAGAGTGCAGTACAGACTTCGAGGCAGCCTGGAAAGCTGCAGATCCAGCACACAGCTATAACAACACCAACCTCTATGCAGTGACTGGCAATAATTTGCAAAGAGCAACACCTCAGACAAATCAGATCTCGTTTAAAAGAACAGAACCTCCTAAAAGTCAAAAAGATGCTATGAGTTCCTCTCCTGCAATTCTGCATCTCCCTCTCCATTGCCAAACCCAAATCCGTGGCAGGGCATCATGGGAAACTAATGGCTCTCATCAGGGATCTTTTGTTGCTGAAAGTTCTGAAGAGATAAATGCAGAGTCGAAGGAAGAAAGCAGTCCCCTtgtagaagaaagaaatggaatgATAGTCATCAGGAGTACGGACAGAGCAGTATTTTCTGACCATGCGGACACAACCATCATCTCTGAAAGTTCATGTGATTTTCCTGCTTCTCTTTTCCACGGAAGCGTTAATACACAGGTTAAGTCATCAGGAGtatgtcaaaaaagagaaaattggcCCGGAGGTGAAAAACAGGGTATAGAAGTGGCATGTGAGGTAGTAAGCCCTGGAGGGAAGAACCTAAAAGCAGGATCATACGTAAGCTGGTTCTCTCCTGACCCATTGGGAGCCACATCCCACAGCGACAGAAAGAACCTGGAGGGATCAGAGAAGCACGAAGAAGACCAGATCATTGAGGTGGACGGCTGGTGTCACCTGCCGCGCTTTCCTGCCAAGACCTCCAGGCCTGCAGAGAAGGCCTTGCAGAGCTACTGGGGGCTTCCAGAAGGAGAGGTGCGTGTGTGGGGGGCGCAGATTCTGTTGGCCCTGGAGAGTCTACACGAGCAAGGCATCTTGTGTCGGGATCTCAACCCGAGGAACATTTTGCTCACCGGCAACG GAAAGGTGTGTTTGACGTTTTTCAGCCAGTGGAGTGAGGTTCAGTCAGAGATTAGCTCCAAAGCCATGGAGCAGATGTACTGTGCTCCag AAATCGGAGGAGTGTCGAGGATTACAGAGGCTTGTGACTGGTGGAGTCTCGGGGCTTTGCTCTTTGAACTTCTAACAGGAATG CCCCTTTGGCAGCTCCATCCAGCGGGAATCCATTCCCACACCCAGCTGCTCATCCCCGACCACCTAAGTGCTGCAGCTGCGTCCCTGCTCACTGAG CTACTTCAGTTTGATGCAGGTTATCGCTTGGGTTCTGGAGGTGGAGGAGTAAGCGACATCAAATGCCACCCCTTCTTCAGCGGTGTCTCCTGGAAAGCTCTGTCCTGCTAG
- the dlst gene encoding dihydrolipoyllysine-residue succinyltransferase component of 2-oxoglutarate dehydrogenase complex, mitochondrial, translating to MLSHSRCLTRNFGRSLSAIRQGNNVLARRATAVLSACHPTTLNNNVPYNPRSSVFQVQYFRTSVAYRDEVITVKTPAFAESVTEGDVRWEKAVGDSVSEDEVVCEIETDKTSVQVPSPAAGVIQELLVPDGGKVEGGTPLFKLKKGAGAAKAPESPKAAAAPSPPSAAPTPPPPPSTVGPIPTTMPPVPPVPAHAMDTKPVSAIKPTAAPAAPAAHTEGGAKAARTESRVKMNRMRLRIAQRLKEAQNTCAMLTTFNEVDMSNISEMRKAYKDAFLKKHNIKLGFMSAFVKAAAYALVDQPAVNAVIDDTTKEIVYRDYVDISVAVATPKGLVVPVIRNVEEMNFTDIEKAINLLGEKARKNELAVEDMDGGTFTISNGGVFGSLFGTPIINPPQSAILGMHGIFDRPVAVGGKVEIRPMMYVALTYDHRLIDGREAVTFLRKIKSVVEDPRVLLLDM from the exons ATGTTATCCCATTCCCGGTGTCTCACCAGGAATTTCGGCCGCTCCCTCTCTGCCATCCGTCAG GGAAACAATGTGTTAGCTCGTCGGGCCACTGCAG ttctaTCAGCCTGCCATCCTACAACTCTAAACAACAATGT ACCATATAATCCCCGTTCCAGTGTCTTCCAAGTCCAGTACTTCAGGACATCTGTAGCTTACA GAGATGAAGTTATCACAGTCAAGACTCCTGCATTTGCAGAGTCTGTCACAGAGGGGGATGTAAGGTGGGAGAAAG CTGTTGGAGACTCCGTCTCTGAGGATGAGGTGGTGTGCGAAATTGAAACAGATAAG ACATCAGTGCAGGTTCCCTCTCCTGCTGCTGGAGTGATACAGGAGCTTTTGGTCCCAGATGGGGGGAAGGTTGAAGGAGGAACACCACTTTTCAAGCTTAAAAAAGGAG CTGGGGCTGCTAAGGCTCCAGAATCTCCCAAAGCTGCTGCGGCTCCTTCACCACCTTCTGCTGCTCCAACTCCCCCACCTCCTCCCTCCACCGTGGGGCCCATTCCCACCACCATGCCCCCCGTGCCACCTGTGCCAGCACATGCTATGGACACCAAACCAG TTTCAGCCATCAAACCCACTGCTGCTCCAGCTGCGCCAGCAGCCCACACCGAGGGAGGAGCTAAAGCAGCAAGGACAGAGAGCAGA gtTAAGATGAACCGCATGAGACTAAGAATTGCCCAGAGGCTGAAGGAAGCTCAAAACACCTGTGCTATGTTGACTACGTTTAACGAGGTCGATATGAG TAACATCAGCGAGATGAGGAAGGCTTACAAAGAtgcttttctgaaaaaacacaacatcaagCTGGGCTTCATGTCTGCGTTTGTGAAGGCTGCCGCCTACGCTCTAGTTGATCAACCTGCTGTCAACGCAG TGATTGACGACACAACCAAAGAGATCGTGTACAGGGACTATGTTGACATCAGTGTTGCAGTAGCAACACCAAAG GGATTGGTGGTTCCTGTAATACGAAATGTGGAGGAAATGAACTTTACTGATATTGAGAAAGCAATCAATTTGTTGGGAGAAAAG GCGCGTAAAAACGAACTAGCTGTTGAAGACATGGATGGAGGCACCTTCACCATCAGCAACGGTGGCGTGTTTGGGTCCTTGTTTGGCACACCTATAATCAACCCACCTCAGTCTGCCATTCTGGGCATGCATGGCATCTTTGACAGGCCTGTTGCAGTGGGTGGCAAG GTGGAGATCCGTCCCATGATGTATGTTGCTTTGACGTACGATCATCGTCTCATCGATGGCAGAGAGGCCGTCACTTTCCTGCGTAAGATCAAGTCTGTGGTGGAGGACCCCAGGGTGCTCCTCCTCGACATGTGA
- the prox2 gene encoding prospero homeobox protein 2 isoform X2: protein MNLSLPDQTMHSSSESCLEDDKPELLRKTIHNKRAMDDNHFYLSNSVAAADSGQEDQSSVSSKDSTVEAISPSDHVSTGVSPEGDHPLPDHLQAKRARVENIIRVMAGSPNSRQHGDGERCDTDAREMREARESCRENKRKQRLPQHQEHSTMGWQMNRKPGSSCNDNCNTKEEECHKLKEQLHSMQRLLRQLQEKFLQVYSQEDPEFVVREAAGADSEHDIIGKSTDACYISPEEHLETNNSTATANCNDRIKADSYPMHQRESQNLQETLKQELSKAVNDCIDKVFKKVSSSTDMDISHQQRVCSTPEIQISLGADRKSLAPDHSQAEEISKSRSSELCESSEAQTSQDQTEALSLVVRKPPVTQVSSVTPTVKRPYPVHQTPFQFSYAPPLHESHILEHLLKYGPHSNFGTLPCMPPSMDRTSPDSVDLSWDAVAMRSKVTSSHFGHHHRPSSMGAVGVDGLCLPHVKMESGELQSLAERNPYMSLNIQEGLTPSHLKKAKLMFFYTRYPSSNVLKTFFPDVKFNRCITSQLIKWFSNFREFYYIQMEKFARQAIAEGVHDVKDITVSRDSELFRALNMHYNKANDFHVPDRFLEVAEITLHEFYNAISATKDSDSSWKKAIYKVICKLDSEIPEEFKTSSYL from the exons ATGAACCTCAGTCTTCCTGACCAGACCATGCACAGCTCCAGTGAAAGCTGCCTAGAGGACGACAAACCTGAG CTCCTCAGGAAGACGATTCACAATAAAAGGGCAATGGATGACAACCATTTTTACCTCTCTAAttctgtggctgctgctgactCTGGTCAAGAGGACCAGAGCAGCGTCTCCTCGAAGGACAGCACAGTTGAGGCCATTTCCCCAAGTGATCATGTCTCCACGGGAGTCAGCCCAGAAGGAGATCACCCTTTGCCCGATCACCTGCAAGCCAAGAGAGCAAGGGTGGAGAACATTATTAGAGTCATGGCTGGCTCTCCCAACAGCAGGCAGCATGGTGATGGGGAGCGGTGCGACACAGATGCCCGAGAAATGAGGGAGGCCAGAGAATCATGCAGGGAGAACAAACGTAAGCAAAGGTTGCCTCAGCATCAGGAGCACAGTACCATGGGATGGCAGATGAACAGAAAGCCTGGCAGCAGCTGCAATGATAACTGCAATACCAAGGAAGAGGAATGCCACAAGCTGAAAGAGCAGCTGCACAGCATGCAAAGGCTTCTGCGTCAACTCCAGGAAAAGTTTCTGCAAGTTTACAGCCAAGAAGATCCAGAATTTGTTGTGAGAGAAGCTGCAGGGGCTGACTCTGAGCATGACATCATAGGAAAAAGCACAGACGCATGCTACATAAGCCCTGAAGAGCATTTGGAGACAAATAACAGTACAGCAACGGCAAACTGTAATGACAGAATCAAAGCAGATAGTTACCCGATGCACCAAAGAGAAAGTCAGAACCTTCAGGAAACCTTGAAGCAGGAGCTCTCCAAAGCAGTTAATGATTGCATCGACAAGGTTTTCAAGAAGGTGTCCTCCTCCACAGACATGGACATATCCCACCAGCAGCGTGTGTGTTCTACCCCAGAGATACAGATCAGCCTGGGTGCAGACAGGAAGAGCTTGGCCCCTGATCACTCACAAGCCGAAGAGATATCAAAATCCAGATCGTCAGAGCTCTGTGAGAGCTCGGAGGCTCAAACCTCACAGGACCAGACAGAAGCACTTTCACTAGTTGTTCGCAAGCCCCCAGTGACCCAAGTGAGCTCCGTCACTCCAACAGTGAAAAGGCCGTACCCCGTTCATCAAACGCCTTTCCAGTTCAGCTACGCCCCCCCTCTCCATGAGAGCCACATCCTGGAGCACCTTCTGAAGTACGGGCCCCACTCCAACTTTGGCACACTCCCCTGCATGCCCCCTTCAATGGACAGGACCTCCCCGGACTCAGTGGACCTGTCCTGGGACGCGGTCGCCATGAGATCCAAGGTGACATCCAGTCACTTCGGCCACCACCATCGCCCCTCCTCCATGGGAGCGGTGGGAGTTGATGGTCTTTGTCTGCCCCATGTCAAGATGGAGAGCGGCGAACTGCAGAGCCTGGCTGAACGAAACCCCTACATGTCTCTCAAT ATCCAGGAGGGCCTCACTCCAAGTCATCTGAAGAAGGCAAAGCTCATGTTCTTCTACACCCGCTACCCGAGCTCCAATGTGCTGAAAACCTTCTTCCCTGATGTCAAG tTCAATCGCTGCATCACCTCTCAGCTGATCAAGTGGTTCAGTAACTTCAGGGAGTTCTACTACATCCAGATGGAGAAGTTTGCACGCCAGGCCATCGCTGAAGGCGTCCATGATGTCAAAGACATTACAGTCAGCAGGGACTCTGAGCTCTTCCGGGCGCTGAACATGCACTACAACAAAGCCAATGATTTTCAC GTTCCCGACAGGTTCCTGGAGGTCGCTGAAATCACCCTTCATGAGTTTTACAACGCCATCTCTGCCACCAAAGATTCAGACTCCTCGTGGAAAAAGGCAATTTACAAGGTGATCTGTAAGCTGGACAGCgaaatcccagaggagttcAAGACATCCTCCTACTTATAG
- the prox2 gene encoding prospero homeobox protein 2 isoform X1 has translation MNLSLPDQTMHSSSESCLEDDKPEVILPCFRRNMYEDPLAAYSNGSIISQLLRKTIHNKRAMDDNHFYLSNSVAAADSGQEDQSSVSSKDSTVEAISPSDHVSTGVSPEGDHPLPDHLQAKRARVENIIRVMAGSPNSRQHGDGERCDTDAREMREARESCRENKRKQRLPQHQEHSTMGWQMNRKPGSSCNDNCNTKEEECHKLKEQLHSMQRLLRQLQEKFLQVYSQEDPEFVVREAAGADSEHDIIGKSTDACYISPEEHLETNNSTATANCNDRIKADSYPMHQRESQNLQETLKQELSKAVNDCIDKVFKKVSSSTDMDISHQQRVCSTPEIQISLGADRKSLAPDHSQAEEISKSRSSELCESSEAQTSQDQTEALSLVVRKPPVTQVSSVTPTVKRPYPVHQTPFQFSYAPPLHESHILEHLLKYGPHSNFGTLPCMPPSMDRTSPDSVDLSWDAVAMRSKVTSSHFGHHHRPSSMGAVGVDGLCLPHVKMESGELQSLAERNPYMSLNIQEGLTPSHLKKAKLMFFYTRYPSSNVLKTFFPDVKFNRCITSQLIKWFSNFREFYYIQMEKFARQAIAEGVHDVKDITVSRDSELFRALNMHYNKANDFHVPDRFLEVAEITLHEFYNAISATKDSDSSWKKAIYKVICKLDSEIPEEFKTSSYL, from the exons ATGAACCTCAGTCTTCCTGACCAGACCATGCACAGCTCCAGTGAAAGCTGCCTAGAGGACGACAAACCTGAGGTAATTTTGCCCTGCTTTCGTAGAAACATGTACGAAGATCCGCTGGCCGCCTACTCAAACGGATCCATCATCTCTCAGCTCCTCAGGAAGACGATTCACAATAAAAGGGCAATGGATGACAACCATTTTTACCTCTCTAAttctgtggctgctgctgactCTGGTCAAGAGGACCAGAGCAGCGTCTCCTCGAAGGACAGCACAGTTGAGGCCATTTCCCCAAGTGATCATGTCTCCACGGGAGTCAGCCCAGAAGGAGATCACCCTTTGCCCGATCACCTGCAAGCCAAGAGAGCAAGGGTGGAGAACATTATTAGAGTCATGGCTGGCTCTCCCAACAGCAGGCAGCATGGTGATGGGGAGCGGTGCGACACAGATGCCCGAGAAATGAGGGAGGCCAGAGAATCATGCAGGGAGAACAAACGTAAGCAAAGGTTGCCTCAGCATCAGGAGCACAGTACCATGGGATGGCAGATGAACAGAAAGCCTGGCAGCAGCTGCAATGATAACTGCAATACCAAGGAAGAGGAATGCCACAAGCTGAAAGAGCAGCTGCACAGCATGCAAAGGCTTCTGCGTCAACTCCAGGAAAAGTTTCTGCAAGTTTACAGCCAAGAAGATCCAGAATTTGTTGTGAGAGAAGCTGCAGGGGCTGACTCTGAGCATGACATCATAGGAAAAAGCACAGACGCATGCTACATAAGCCCTGAAGAGCATTTGGAGACAAATAACAGTACAGCAACGGCAAACTGTAATGACAGAATCAAAGCAGATAGTTACCCGATGCACCAAAGAGAAAGTCAGAACCTTCAGGAAACCTTGAAGCAGGAGCTCTCCAAAGCAGTTAATGATTGCATCGACAAGGTTTTCAAGAAGGTGTCCTCCTCCACAGACATGGACATATCCCACCAGCAGCGTGTGTGTTCTACCCCAGAGATACAGATCAGCCTGGGTGCAGACAGGAAGAGCTTGGCCCCTGATCACTCACAAGCCGAAGAGATATCAAAATCCAGATCGTCAGAGCTCTGTGAGAGCTCGGAGGCTCAAACCTCACAGGACCAGACAGAAGCACTTTCACTAGTTGTTCGCAAGCCCCCAGTGACCCAAGTGAGCTCCGTCACTCCAACAGTGAAAAGGCCGTACCCCGTTCATCAAACGCCTTTCCAGTTCAGCTACGCCCCCCCTCTCCATGAGAGCCACATCCTGGAGCACCTTCTGAAGTACGGGCCCCACTCCAACTTTGGCACACTCCCCTGCATGCCCCCTTCAATGGACAGGACCTCCCCGGACTCAGTGGACCTGTCCTGGGACGCGGTCGCCATGAGATCCAAGGTGACATCCAGTCACTTCGGCCACCACCATCGCCCCTCCTCCATGGGAGCGGTGGGAGTTGATGGTCTTTGTCTGCCCCATGTCAAGATGGAGAGCGGCGAACTGCAGAGCCTGGCTGAACGAAACCCCTACATGTCTCTCAAT ATCCAGGAGGGCCTCACTCCAAGTCATCTGAAGAAGGCAAAGCTCATGTTCTTCTACACCCGCTACCCGAGCTCCAATGTGCTGAAAACCTTCTTCCCTGATGTCAAG tTCAATCGCTGCATCACCTCTCAGCTGATCAAGTGGTTCAGTAACTTCAGGGAGTTCTACTACATCCAGATGGAGAAGTTTGCACGCCAGGCCATCGCTGAAGGCGTCCATGATGTCAAAGACATTACAGTCAGCAGGGACTCTGAGCTCTTCCGGGCGCTGAACATGCACTACAACAAAGCCAATGATTTTCAC GTTCCCGACAGGTTCCTGGAGGTCGCTGAAATCACCCTTCATGAGTTTTACAACGCCATCTCTGCCACCAAAGATTCAGACTCCTCGTGGAAAAAGGCAATTTACAAGGTGATCTGTAAGCTGGACAGCgaaatcccagaggagttcAAGACATCCTCCTACTTATAG